Proteins from a genomic interval of Panthera tigris isolate Pti1 chromosome A2, P.tigris_Pti1_mat1.1, whole genome shotgun sequence:
- the BEST2 gene encoding bestrophin-2, protein MTVTYTARVANARFGGFSKLLLLWRGSIYKLLWRELLCFLGLYMALSAAYRFVLTEEQKRYFEKLVIYCDQYASLIPVSFVLGFYVTLVVHRWWNQYLCMPLPDALMCVVAGTVHGRDERGRLYRRTLMRYAGLSAVLILRSVSTAVFKRFPTIDHVVEAGFMTREERKKFENLNSSYNKYWVPCVWFSNLAAQARREGRIRDNSALKLLLEELTVFRGKCGMLFHYDWISVPLVYTQVVTIAVYSYFLACLIGRQFLDPAQGYQGHNLDLCVPIFTLLQFFFYAGWLKVAEQLINPFGEDDDDFETNFLIDRNFQVSMLAVDEMYDDLAMLEKDLYWDAAEARAPYTAATAFLLQQPSFQGSTFDITLAKEDMQFQRLDGVDAPLGEAHGDFLQRLLPVGAGMAAGGLLGRRLSLLRRKNSGVSETSTAASCACAGAPDGAAPECGCGDPLLDTGLREPESEFPPGPELPIPGPAEPFTTVPMPAPRGPAPPWLPSPIGEEEESLA, encoded by the exons ATGACCGTCACGTACACAGCCCGCGTGGCGAACGCGCGCTTCGGCGGCTTCTCGAAGTTGTTGCTGCTGTGGCGCGGGAGCATCTACAAACTTCTGTGGCGCGAGCTGCTCTGTTTCCTCGGGCTCTACATGGCGCTGAGTGCCGCCTATCG CTTCGTGCTGACTGAAGAGCAGAAGCGCTACTTCGAGAAGCTCGTCATTTACTGTGACCAGTATGCCAGTCTCATCCCGGTCTCCTTCGTGCTGG GTTTCTATGTGACGCTGGTGGTGCACCGCTGGTGGAACCAGTACCTATGCATGCCGCTGCCCGACGCGCTCATGTGCGTGGTGGCAGGCACAGTGCACGGCCGCGACGAGCGAGGCCGCCTCTACCGGCGCACGCTCATGCGCTACGCCGGGCTCTCGGCCGTGCTTATCCTGCGCTCGGTCAGCACCGCGGTCTTCAAGCGCTTCCCCACCATAGACCACGTGGTGGAGGCGG GGTTTATGACCCGCGAGGAGCGCAAGAAGTTCGAGAACTTGAACTCGTCCTACAACAAGTACTGGGTGCCCTGCGTCTGGTTCTCCAACCTGGCTGCGCAGGCCCGGCGCGAGGGCCGCATCCGCGACAACAGCGCCCTTAAACTGCTGCTGGAG GAGCTGACTGTGTTTCGGGGCAAGTGTGGGATGCTCTTTCACTACGACTGGATCAGCGTACCCCTTGTCTATACCCAG gtgGTGACCATCGCTGTGTACAGCTACTTCCTGGCCTGCCTCATCGGTCGCCAGTTCCTGGACCCGGCTCAGGGCTACCAGGGTCACAACCTCGACCTGTGCGTCCCCATCTTCACCCTGCTACAGTTCTTCTTCTATGCCGGCTGGCtcaag GTAGCCGAGCAGCTCATCAATCCTTTCGGTGAGGACGACGATGACTTTGAGACCAACTTTCTGATCGACCGCAACTTCCAG GTGTCGATGCTGGCCGTGGACGAGATGTACGACGACCTGGCCATGCTGGAGAAGGATTTGTACTGGGACGCAGCCGAGGCTCGCGCCCCCTATACTGCAGCCACCGCGTTCCTGCTGCAACAGCCCTCCTTCCAGGGCTCCACCTTTGATATCAC GCTGGCCAAAGAGGACATGCAGTTCCAAAGGCTGGATGGCGTGGACGCGCCGCTGGGCGAGGCACATGGTGACTTTTTGCAGCGCCTCCTGCCGGTAGGTGCGGGCATGGCCGCAGGAGGCCTGCTGGGCCGGCGCCTGTCCTTGCTGCGCCGCAAGAACAGCGGCGTGTCGGAAACGTCCACGGCCGCCAGCTGCGCGTGCGCAGGCGCCCCCGACGGCGCGGCCCCGGAATGCGGTTGCGGGGACCCGCTGCTCGACACCGGCTTGCGGGAGCCGGAGTCGGAGTTCCCCCCTGGCCCGGAACTGCCCATCCCCGGGCCCGCCGAGCCCTTCACCACTGTGCCTATGCCGGCGCCCCGGGGACCGGCTCCACCCTGGCTGCCCAGCCCCATTGGCGAGGAGGAGGAGAGTCTAGCCTGA